In Anaerolineales bacterium, the following proteins share a genomic window:
- a CDS encoding carbohydrate kinase family protein has translation MAPKFLVFGNLTREFLMPAEGQPRLDVPGGSLLYAAAGLRVWESDIGLVGRVGDDYPRPWLNDIKARGFDTKGVKILPQNVDLREFISYAENFEANQASPITQFARRGMTFPKALLGYQPPAEREPEEARRLLVTDIPEEYHSARAALFCPMDLSTQNQLIAGLKRGNVHSFVLDPSPAKMTPKARRELPVLLNGVTALLLSEQELRNLFWGETHDLWKMAEAVSLYGCEYVVVKCGANGQLLYVAGTKRKVEIPAYPARIADPTGAGDAFNGGFLAGYCKNYDPLEGVFYGSISASLKLEGGGAFYPLEVLPGLAEARLEAVRKLARKV, from the coding sequence ATGGCTCCCAAGTTTCTTGTCTTTGGAAATCTGACGCGTGAATTTCTCATGCCTGCCGAAGGACAGCCGCGGCTGGATGTGCCGGGCGGGAGTCTTTTGTACGCGGCGGCGGGACTGAGAGTCTGGGAGTCGGATATCGGCTTGGTAGGACGCGTCGGCGACGATTATCCGCGTCCGTGGTTGAACGATATCAAAGCGCGCGGTTTTGATACGAAGGGCGTCAAAATCCTGCCGCAGAATGTGGATTTGCGCGAATTCATCTCGTACGCTGAAAACTTCGAGGCGAACCAAGCAAGCCCGATCACGCAATTCGCGCGGCGCGGCATGACGTTCCCCAAAGCGCTGCTTGGGTATCAACCTCCCGCCGAACGCGAGCCGGAAGAGGCGAGGAGACTGTTGGTGACCGATATCCCTGAGGAATATCATTCGGCGCGCGCCGCGTTGTTCTGCCCGATGGACCTTTCCACGCAGAATCAATTGATCGCCGGGTTGAAGCGGGGAAATGTTCACTCGTTCGTTCTCGATCCCTCGCCCGCCAAAATGACCCCGAAAGCGCGGCGCGAACTGCCCGTGTTGTTGAACGGCGTGACGGCGCTGTTGCTTTCCGAGCAAGAGTTGCGTAATTTATTTTGGGGCGAAACTCATGATTTGTGGAAAATGGCGGAGGCAGTCTCGTTGTATGGCTGTGAATATGTTGTGGTGAAATGCGGCGCGAACGGGCAACTGCTTTACGTCGCGGGTACAAAACGGAAAGTGGAGATTCCCGCGTACCCGGCGCGCATCGCAGACCCCACCGGCGCGGGCGACGCGTTCAACGGCGGTTTTCTTGCTGGGTATTGCAAAAATTACGATCCATTGGAGGGTGTTTTCTATGGAAGCATTTCCGCCTCGTTGAAACTCGAAGGGGGCGGCGCGTTCTATCCGCTTGAAGTGTTGCCCGGGCTGGCAGAGGCGCGGTTGGAGGCGGTGAGAAAGTTGGCGAGGAAGGTTTGA
- a CDS encoding adenylate/guanylate cyclase domain-containing protein translates to MATTARTKAISINDQLVAVTKQATSLRSSLDAAKAPEAIEGLKNLEGSLERISAVLVPYEQRYSHLQALAGIGQIVNSTLEIDEVLQIVMDTIVRLTEAERGFLMLRDERGEMAIRIARNWEQESINQAEASISRTIVQRVIEAGEAVLTTNALEDQRFSGQESVIAFNLRSILCVPLMVKTELIGVIYTDNRIRTGIFSESDRDLLIAFANQAAVAIENARLFSSLKRTLAEVTELKNLMDDVFASIVSGVITADVQNQVTLCNRAAASILGHASAEIVGRKINDVVPVFANDIIPHLESVRKSDKPLIGLELSQSLAQGGNVDWRLNLSPLKDAGQKTQGVAIVLDDLTERKKLEAQRGLLQRMVSPAVLDQIDPNSLQVGGKKVFITVLFADVRGFTSYSEKHSPEELVAVLNQYLAAAAEAVLAHEGTVDKFLGDAVMAWYNAPILQPDHTLRAVKSALAIREAIAKLHNELPKEAHLDFGVGIHYGEAVLGWIGTEKRLEFTSLGDSVNTTKRIQENSAKNQILISKEAYERVKDEVDAKPFAPLTVKGKTHPLDVFEVVGLKGG, encoded by the coding sequence ATGGCGACCACGGCAAGGACCAAAGCCATCTCCATCAACGACCAGCTCGTCGCAGTCACCAAGCAAGCCACAAGTTTGCGAAGTTCGCTGGATGCCGCAAAAGCGCCCGAAGCCATTGAGGGATTGAAGAATCTCGAGGGTTCGCTTGAACGTATCAGCGCGGTCCTCGTTCCGTACGAACAACGCTACAGCCACCTACAAGCCCTCGCGGGGATCGGGCAGATCGTCAACTCCACCCTTGAAATTGACGAGGTTCTACAGATCGTGATGGACACCATCGTCCGCCTCACGGAAGCGGAACGCGGCTTCCTCATGCTGCGCGACGAACGCGGCGAGATGGCCATCCGCATCGCGCGCAATTGGGAACAGGAATCGATCAATCAGGCGGAAGCGTCTATCAGCCGCACCATCGTTCAGCGCGTAATCGAGGCGGGCGAAGCCGTGCTCACCACCAACGCCCTCGAAGACCAGCGCTTCAGCGGGCAGGAGAGCGTGATCGCCTTCAACTTGCGTTCGATCTTGTGTGTGCCGCTGATGGTGAAGACCGAACTGATCGGCGTCATCTACACCGACAACCGAATCCGCACGGGGATATTTTCCGAATCAGACCGCGACCTTTTGATTGCGTTCGCCAATCAGGCGGCGGTCGCCATTGAGAACGCGCGGCTGTTCTCCTCCCTCAAACGCACGCTCGCCGAAGTGACCGAACTCAAGAACCTGATGGACGATGTGTTTGCCTCGATCGTTTCAGGCGTGATCACGGCTGACGTGCAGAATCAGGTCACCCTGTGTAATCGAGCCGCCGCGTCCATTTTGGGACACGCGTCCGCTGAGATCGTCGGAAGAAAAATCAATGATGTGGTTCCGGTGTTTGCCAACGACATCATCCCACATCTTGAGTCGGTGCGGAAAAGCGACAAGCCGTTGATCGGGCTGGAACTCAGCCAATCGCTCGCGCAAGGCGGCAACGTGGACTGGCGCTTGAACCTTTCGCCGCTGAAGGACGCGGGACAAAAAACGCAGGGCGTTGCCATCGTGCTGGATGACCTGACCGAACGAAAAAAACTCGAGGCACAGCGCGGGTTGTTGCAACGCATGGTGTCGCCTGCCGTGTTGGATCAGATTGATCCGAACAGTTTGCAAGTGGGCGGTAAAAAAGTATTCATTACCGTGTTGTTCGCCGATGTGCGCGGCTTCACTTCGTACAGCGAAAAACATTCGCCGGAGGAATTGGTGGCGGTGTTGAATCAATATCTCGCCGCGGCGGCAGAAGCCGTGCTGGCGCACGAAGGCACCGTAGATAAATTCCTCGGCGACGCAGTGATGGCGTGGTACAACGCGCCGATCCTGCAACCCGATCACACGTTGCGCGCGGTCAAGTCGGCATTGGCAATCCGCGAGGCGATTGCGAAACTGCACAACGAACTTCCGAAAGAAGCGCATCTCGATTTCGGCGTAGGCATCCACTACGGCGAAGCCGTGCTCGGCTGGATCGGCACCGAGAAGCGACTCGAATTCACCTCCCTCGGCGACAGCGTCAACACAACCAAACGCATTCAGGAAAATTCCGCAAAGAATCAAATCCTCATCAGCAAAGAGGCATACGAACGCGTGAAAGACGAAGTGGACGCCAAACCCTTCGCGCCGCTCACAGTGAAAGGCAAAACGCATCCGCTGGATGTGTTTGAGGTGGTGGGGTTGAAGGGTGGGTAA
- a CDS encoding M20/M25/M40 family metallo-hydrolase, translating to MGLAERVIELAIEIQQIPAPTFEEQARAEFVRGLFEREGLREVSMDEAGNVYGRWTMDGKLWSKVNGLSSARKPLIVSAHLDTVFPRETDLSIRREGGKVFGPGIGDNSLGVAALFGLMWGLTSPPAPLLKGEGSRDIWFVANVGEEGLGDLRGMKAVVDRFGADVSAYLVLEGMALGSVYHRAIGVKRYRITARTSGGHSWSDHGKPSAIHELSKLVVELTSMKLPESPRTTMNVGKISGGTSINVIASEASLELDLRSEGESSLAELVSKVEQMIHSASQPEVRFEAEVIGARPAGAIDAAHPLIQLAQECIREQGLEPTLTLGSTDANIPLSRGYPALVLGITTGGGAHTLNEFINVGLVEKGLRQLTRFVEELMSRKTTNL from the coding sequence TTGGGACTGGCTGAACGGGTGATTGAACTTGCGATTGAGATTCAACAGATTCCCGCGCCGACGTTTGAGGAACAAGCGCGCGCGGAGTTTGTGCGCGGGTTGTTCGAGCGCGAGGGGTTGCGCGAGGTTTCGATGGATGAGGCTGGGAATGTATATGGACGATGGACTATGGACGGTAAACTCTGGTCAAAGGTCAATGGTCTATCGTCCGCTCGAAAGCCATTGATCGTATCCGCGCATTTGGATACGGTGTTTCCGCGTGAAACGGATTTGTCAATTCGGCGCGAGGGTGGGAAGGTGTTCGGTCCCGGTATTGGCGATAATTCGCTCGGCGTTGCGGCGTTGTTTGGGTTGATGTGGGGGCTGACCTCACCCCCAGCCCCTCTCCTAAAAGGAGAGGGGAGTCGTGACATTTGGTTTGTTGCCAATGTTGGCGAGGAGGGATTGGGCGATCTGCGCGGGATGAAGGCTGTCGTGGATCGCTTCGGCGCGGACGTGTCAGCCTATTTGGTTCTTGAAGGGATGGCGTTGGGCAGTGTTTATCATCGCGCAATCGGAGTGAAACGCTATCGCATCACGGCGCGGACATCGGGCGGGCACTCATGGTCGGATCATGGCAAGCCGTCGGCAATTCACGAGTTGTCGAAACTTGTCGTGGAGTTAACTTCGATGAAGTTGCCCGAATCGCCGCGCACGACGATGAACGTGGGAAAAATTTCAGGCGGCACGTCAATCAATGTGATCGCGTCGGAAGCGTCGCTGGAGTTGGACTTGCGCTCGGAGGGGGAGTCGTCGCTGGCGGAGTTGGTGTCGAAGGTGGAGCAAATGATTCATTCGGCGAGCCAGCCCGAAGTGAGATTCGAAGCGGAGGTCATCGGCGCGCGTCCGGCTGGCGCGATTGATGCGGCTCATCCGCTGATTCAACTTGCGCAGGAGTGCATCCGTGAACAGGGACTGGAACCCACGCTGACGTTGGGATCAACAGATGCGAACATCCCGTTGAGCCGCGGCTATCCTGCGCTGGTGCTGGGAATCACGACTGGCGGCGGCGCGCACACGCTGAATGAGTTTATCAATGTCGGTTTGGTGGAAAAGGGGCTGAGGCAGTTAACGAGATTTGTGGAGGAGTTAATGAGTCGCAAGACAACCAATCTCTAG
- a CDS encoding NBR1-Ig-like domain-containing protein, with product MYKKILPILLILLTSCVTVSSETAPTDAPILFVTSTLPPTKQGLTVPTPIPPTATATLDPSAPTPTPSCRDAAAFVEDVTIPDNTNLSQGEKFTKTWKLQNTGTCDWTGYTVAFVSGERMDASDAVPVADTAADATVEISVDLTAPASDGQFISIFELRNPQGVVVPIGIENTFWVKIVVGETAALVGTTNCYYTTNSDYVQQLIDLINQARADVGRAALTVNPQLTAAAQGHSLDMACNDFLEHSGSDGTWTGDRIERAGYTSTYYLEVIAIGLPADAMNQWKITPLDWDAIINSRVTEIGVGYVFVRTSSYGGYWTVNMGRP from the coding sequence ATGTATAAAAAAATCCTCCCAATCCTTTTGATTCTCCTCACCTCGTGCGTGACTGTTTCTTCGGAGACCGCGCCAACGGACGCGCCGATTCTTTTCGTGACTTCGACTCTGCCGCCGACCAAGCAAGGTTTAACCGTGCCGACGCCGATTCCGCCTACTGCGACGGCGACTCTCGACCCTTCCGCGCCAACGCCGACTCCCTCCTGCAGGGACGCGGCGGCGTTCGTCGAGGATGTGACGATCCCCGATAACACGAATCTTTCGCAGGGAGAAAAATTCACCAAGACGTGGAAATTGCAAAACACTGGCACATGCGATTGGACAGGCTACACGGTCGCTTTCGTCTCTGGCGAGCGGATGGACGCCTCCGATGCGGTCCCCGTCGCCGATACCGCCGCAGACGCGACCGTGGAAATTTCCGTTGACCTGACCGCGCCCGCGTCAGACGGTCAGTTCATCAGCATTTTTGAGTTGAGGAACCCGCAAGGCGTCGTCGTGCCGATCGGGATCGAAAATACGTTTTGGGTGAAGATCGTTGTCGGCGAGACCGCCGCGCTGGTCGGCACAACGAATTGTTATTACACGACGAACTCCGATTACGTCCAGCAACTAATTGACCTGATCAACCAAGCCCGCGCGGACGTCGGTCGCGCGGCGTTGACGGTGAATCCGCAACTCACTGCCGCCGCGCAGGGTCACAGCCTCGACATGGCGTGCAACGACTTCCTCGAACACAGCGGCTCAGACGGCACGTGGACGGGAGATCGAATCGAACGGGCGGGTTACACGTCCACATATTATTTGGAGGTCATCGCCATCGGCTTGCCCGCCGACGCAATGAATCAATGGAAGATCACCCCGCTCGATTGGGACGCGATCATCAATTCACGCGTCACCGAGATCGGCGTGGGGTATGTCTTCGTGCGCACGAGCAGTTATGGAGGCTATTGGACGGTGAATATGGGAAGACCGTGA
- a CDS encoding GAF domain-containing sensor histidine kinase: MTTNERIEHLERLLEVVRGLTTAPDIEAFLQTVITEASEMTNSEFASVLEYDDTAKELRFLSMAWIHREALRPVGVPLAGSAAGWVFRKGQPLIIQDTKVDQRHFKAADRIAQYETHSLAAVPLITRGEVIGVLEAINKKDGAHYNEEDLTILSTLGALAAQAMQNDNLRRQVKSVRIEMSELERLKTDFIAITSHELRTPLGLILGHATFLRELAGEQYGEQLDTIIRNATKLKEIVENLADVDNYQKGSARVRSNQVSLARIVDDVALTFQDEAKSQGVTLSVDKPDLPFYMDADGVKINIALSNLVKNALQFTDPGGRVTIRAGEESGYLKVAVEDNGIGIPPRDLSRIFERFFQVETHLTRRHTGMGLGLAVAKGMVELHGGRIWAESEVGRGSTFTFLLPIQQPQPSEPKPKPLME; encoded by the coding sequence ATGACAACCAACGAGCGGATCGAACATTTGGAACGCCTGCTGGAAGTGGTGCGGGGTTTGACGACAGCGCCGGATATCGAAGCGTTCCTGCAAACCGTGATCACCGAAGCCAGCGAGATGACGAACAGCGAGTTTGCCTCGGTTCTCGAATACGACGATACCGCCAAAGAACTTCGCTTCCTCTCGATGGCATGGATTCATCGCGAAGCGCTGCGCCCGGTCGGAGTGCCGTTGGCAGGGAGCGCGGCGGGCTGGGTCTTCCGCAAGGGTCAACCGCTGATTATACAGGATACGAAGGTTGACCAGCGTCACTTCAAAGCGGCGGATCGTATTGCCCAATATGAAACGCATTCGCTTGCCGCGGTCCCGCTGATCACACGCGGCGAAGTGATCGGCGTTCTCGAAGCGATCAACAAGAAGGATGGCGCGCACTATAACGAAGAGGACCTGACGATCCTCTCCACGCTCGGCGCGCTTGCCGCGCAGGCGATGCAAAACGACAACCTGCGCCGGCAGGTCAAATCTGTTCGCATTGAAATGTCGGAACTCGAACGCCTCAAAACGGATTTTATCGCCATCACCTCGCACGAACTTCGTACGCCCCTCGGCTTGATCCTTGGTCACGCCACGTTTTTGCGCGAGCTTGCCGGTGAACAATACGGCGAGCAACTGGATACGATCATTCGCAATGCCACAAAGTTGAAAGAGATCGTCGAAAACCTTGCGGATGTGGACAATTACCAAAAAGGTTCAGCGCGCGTGCGGAGTAATCAGGTGTCGCTCGCGCGGATCGTGGACGATGTGGCGCTTACCTTTCAGGATGAGGCGAAATCGCAAGGCGTTACGCTGTCGGTTGATAAGCCCGACCTGCCGTTTTATATGGATGCGGACGGCGTGAAGATCAACATCGCGCTTAGCAATTTGGTGAAGAACGCGCTGCAATTTACCGACCCGGGCGGGCGGGTGACGATCCGTGCGGGCGAGGAATCGGGGTATCTCAAAGTAGCCGTGGAAGATAACGGCATTGGGATTCCGCCTCGCGATCTGTCGCGCATCTTCGAGCGATTCTTCCAAGTGGAGACGCATCTCACGCGTCGTCACACGGGAATGGGGCTTGGTCTGGCAGTGGCAAAGGGGATGGTCGAATTGCACGGCGGGCGGATCTGGGCGGAAAGTGAAGTGGGCAGGGGAAGCACATTTACGTTTTTACTGCCTATTCAACAGCCTCAACCGTCCGAGCCGAAGCCCAAACCCCTGATGGAATGA
- a CDS encoding polysaccharide deacetylase family protein, whose product MTKRFFLTLNLLAVLLAACAPSTPPPTVDIDAAVTQALQTALAQLQPTPTPLPTETPAPPPTAIRTPPALPNTFVAGQLNPLDVPHTYIQDTCEYLQNKWNSNNAAPGTVVMVIMFHGINRDSVDDPNDILVPDFKKMMNDLKDQGFEAINMTQMADFMDRNAFIPQRSVLLIADDRHQGAYFDDHFRPFYESYGWQVVNGWISFEDGPRAISLEANIALEKEGWVDHQSHGYVHNINMSDSSTDEFLNTEFERSIADLQTNFGKTPVGIIWPGGSFGVRPVQFARAHGFRLGFTINPRGPVMYNWIPLADATDPARPAYLPEGYVNDPRMVIPRYWPSQVSSNIDTVRQIGNQAAEYAQQNKAVELEYYDILCAPTYGAIP is encoded by the coding sequence ATGACGAAACGCTTCTTTCTGACCCTCAACCTGCTCGCCGTACTTTTAGCCGCGTGCGCCCCTTCGACTCCCCCTCCCACAGTGGACATCGACGCGGCGGTCACACAGGCGCTTCAAACCGCGCTCGCCCAACTCCAGCCGACGCCGACTCCGCTCCCTACGGAGACGCCAGCCCCCCCTCCGACCGCGATCCGCACACCGCCCGCGCTGCCAAACACGTTTGTGGCGGGTCAATTGAATCCGCTGGATGTTCCGCACACATACATCCAAGATACGTGCGAATATTTGCAAAATAAATGGAACTCGAACAACGCCGCGCCGGGAACGGTGGTCATGGTCATCATGTTCCATGGCATCAATCGAGATTCTGTGGACGACCCCAACGATATCCTCGTGCCTGATTTCAAAAAGATGATGAACGACCTGAAAGACCAGGGCTTCGAAGCCATCAACATGACTCAAATGGCAGACTTCATGGATCGCAACGCATTCATCCCACAGCGCTCGGTTCTACTCATCGCTGACGACCGTCATCAAGGAGCGTATTTCGACGATCACTTTCGACCGTTTTACGAATCATATGGCTGGCAGGTTGTCAACGGCTGGATCAGTTTCGAGGACGGTCCGCGCGCGATCAGCCTCGAGGCGAACATCGCCCTCGAAAAAGAAGGTTGGGTGGATCATCAATCGCACGGTTACGTCCACAACATCAACATGAGCGATTCATCCACCGATGAATTTCTCAACACCGAATTCGAGAGATCCATCGCCGATCTGCAAACCAACTTCGGAAAGACTCCCGTCGGAATCATCTGGCCCGGTGGAAGTTTCGGAGTGCGACCCGTGCAGTTTGCGCGCGCGCATGGCTTCCGCCTCGGCTTCACCATCAATCCGCGCGGACCCGTGATGTACAACTGGATTCCGCTCGCCGACGCAACCGACCCCGCGCGCCCTGCCTATCTCCCCGAAGGCTACGTCAATGACCCGCGCATGGTCATCCCGCGTTACTGGCCCTCCCAAGTTTCATCCAACATAGACACCGTCCGGCAGATCGGCAACCAAGCCGCCGAATATGCCCAACAGAATAAAGCCGTCGAACTCGAATACTACGACATCCTCTGCGCGCCAACGTATGGGGCGATACCCTGA
- a CDS encoding transglutaminase-like domain-containing protein, with the protein MKKPYVPPLVHWWDWTAVLLLFLLLQTLTMRLTITEWTPSLDMIRGSVWMGMVIGLALGYSTFSRRRARWLSFFYMAFLLPLQWTTIIEGPVMLEEKLLSVGGRLLVSFSNFFSRMPVDDPLFFLAIMTVAFWVLSASAGYQLTKHQNFLAAILPSMIGMLVIQNYDNAPKRVLVIALFVLLALFLLGRLNILREQRRWKDKRVFLSPENSADLMGGMAIAAALLIFSAWTIPPTLTRIDTLRQTWKQITQPWTSMTNRLENAVSALESHTGSAPSAEFYGAQLELGQEFSLSEAVMFTVQAPDLPTSIQPPRYYWRGRVYDNFTNNLWSATGTSHGNFSPDSPLINAADEGTGANFIFKIGQQSVALLYAPARAIWVSRPGSTISAQEGEIVEVLSWNAAPTLLPGETYQVKAALNNPNIEELQAAGTEYPGWVVRKYLQLPNDLSPQIRDLAQQITENAETPYDKARAITSYLRANIEYAPTVPEPPSDTDPLEWVLFKHKQAFCVYYASLEIVMLRSLGIPARMAVGFAEGEPTTTRLSPSEGEPTITRSSPRDPDQIVASYTVRKLDAHAWPEVYFPGIGWVEFEPTGNQDPLDRPRAQRDDASSGPTTSQNVFPDLESDILVEENLPEEDSLKTSATPFSPFVYIIPISLGILALVIFLNRRYALPKRLPALVRSAIERGGVETPNWVLNWERWVKLTPIEKAFDTINFALWQVKQPLPLHATPSERADKLAGLLPEIAPSVKILLDEHQTSLYTSRIANVRKARRAALVIRYQAILARMRHFWTGKYSLRV; encoded by the coding sequence ATGAAAAAACCGTACGTTCCCCCTCTCGTTCACTGGTGGGACTGGACAGCCGTCCTTTTGCTTTTCCTGCTCTTGCAGACCCTTACCATGCGCTTGACGATCACAGAGTGGACACCCTCGCTCGACATGATCCGCGGCTCCGTATGGATGGGCATGGTGATCGGACTGGCGCTGGGGTACAGTACATTTTCCAGACGAAGGGCGCGCTGGCTCTCCTTCTTTTATATGGCGTTCCTGCTTCCCTTGCAGTGGACAACGATCATCGAGGGACCGGTCATGCTGGAGGAAAAGTTACTGAGCGTTGGGGGAAGACTGCTCGTTTCCTTTTCAAATTTCTTTTCGCGAATGCCGGTGGATGATCCTCTTTTCTTCCTCGCGATCATGACCGTCGCGTTTTGGGTTTTGAGCGCATCCGCGGGCTATCAACTTACAAAACACCAGAACTTCCTCGCGGCAATCCTGCCATCCATGATCGGCATGCTCGTTATTCAAAATTACGATAATGCGCCTAAGCGGGTATTGGTGATAGCGCTTTTCGTGCTGCTTGCGCTTTTTCTGCTGGGGAGGCTGAACATCCTGCGAGAACAAAGACGCTGGAAGGATAAACGCGTCTTCCTCTCGCCGGAAAACAGCGCCGACCTGATGGGCGGTATGGCAATCGCCGCCGCTTTACTCATCTTCTCCGCGTGGACGATTCCTCCCACGTTAACAAGAATAGACACGCTCAGGCAAACGTGGAAACAAATCACCCAACCGTGGACTTCAATGACCAACCGTCTCGAAAATGCGGTGAGCGCATTAGAATCTCATACCGGTAGCGCGCCAAGCGCGGAGTTTTACGGCGCACAGTTGGAACTGGGGCAGGAATTTTCGCTTTCAGAGGCTGTGATGTTCACAGTCCAAGCGCCAGATCTGCCAACCAGCATCCAGCCTCCGCGCTATTACTGGCGCGGCAGGGTTTACGATAACTTCACAAATAACCTCTGGAGCGCAACTGGAACAAGCCACGGCAATTTTTCTCCGGACAGCCCGCTGATAAACGCGGCAGATGAAGGAACCGGTGCAAACTTCATCTTCAAAATTGGACAACAATCGGTCGCGTTGCTCTATGCGCCCGCGCGCGCGATCTGGGTCAGCCGCCCAGGCTCCACGATCAGTGCGCAAGAGGGAGAGATAGTAGAGGTCCTTTCTTGGAACGCGGCTCCCACCCTGCTCCCCGGCGAGACATACCAAGTGAAAGCCGCGCTAAACAACCCTAATATCGAGGAATTGCAAGCGGCCGGAACGGAATATCCGGGGTGGGTCGTCAGAAAATATCTGCAACTCCCCAATGATCTATCTCCCCAAATCCGCGACCTTGCACAGCAGATCACGGAGAATGCAGAAACGCCATACGACAAAGCGCGCGCGATCACCAGTTATCTGCGCGCCAATATCGAATATGCTCCCACAGTTCCAGAACCGCCGTCCGACACCGATCCGCTTGAGTGGGTTCTTTTCAAACACAAACAAGCATTCTGTGTGTACTATGCCAGCCTCGAGATCGTCATGCTGCGCTCGCTCGGAATCCCAGCGCGCATGGCTGTGGGATTTGCTGAAGGCGAACCGACCACGACCCGCTTATCGCCAAGCGAAGGCGAACCGACCATTACCCGCTCGTCGCCGCGCGACCCCGACCAGATCGTCGCTTCATATACGGTACGAAAATTGGATGCCCACGCCTGGCCCGAGGTTTACTTTCCCGGCATCGGCTGGGTAGAGTTCGAACCCACCGGCAATCAAGATCCCCTTGACCGTCCGCGCGCTCAGCGAGACGACGCCTCCTCCGGTCCAACCACGTCCCAGAATGTATTCCCCGATCTGGAATCGGATATCCTCGTTGAAGAAAACCTTCCTGAAGAGGACAGTTTAAAGACATCAGCAACTCCATTTTCGCCCTTCGTCTACATCATACCGATCTCGTTGGGCATCCTCGCGCTGGTAATTTTCCTCAACCGCCGTTACGCGCTTCCCAAGCGACTTCCTGCCTTGGTTCGCTCTGCGATCGAACGAGGCGGAGTGGAAACTCCTAACTGGGTTTTGAACTGGGAGCGATGGGTAAAACTTACCCCCATAGAAAAAGCATTCGATACTATAAATTTCGCCTTGTGGCAAGTGAAACAGCCTCTCCCCCTGCACGCCACCCCCTCCGAACGGGCAGACAAACTTGCTGGTCTGCTCCCTGAGATCGCGCCCAGCGTAAAAATACTTCTGGACGAACATCAAACATCCCTTTATACTTCCAGAATTGCGAATGTCCGAAAGGCAAGGCGTGCGGCGCTTGTAATTCGATATCAAGCCATCCTCGCCCGCATGCGTCACTTTTGGACAGGAAAATATTCGCTCCGCGTCTAA
- a CDS encoding class I SAM-dependent methyltransferase produces MNSTDFTAYKTRYRAAIRNVLAESEKGRLDEAGFPAYSSPNWLISWLFWKRILIAMNRIKQTAPHEHILDFGCGSGVMLPFLAQHSQRVTAIDIDLHPLEKVMQHIPLAENVQALDANRTPLANLPPKSFDLINALDVLEHVDDLPQTLSQLMNLLKPNGQLLVSGPTENILYQIGRKLAGPEYSGAYHERGIAEIKNELRKISRVEHIATLYQPIPLFEIFAAHK; encoded by the coding sequence ATGAACTCCACCGACTTCACCGCTTACAAAACCCGTTACCGCGCCGCGATCCGCAACGTGCTTGCCGAATCCGAAAAGGGACGGCTCGATGAAGCCGGTTTCCCCGCCTATTCATCTCCCAACTGGCTCATCAGTTGGCTCTTTTGGAAGCGCATCCTGATCGCAATGAACCGCATCAAACAAACCGCGCCGCACGAACATATCCTCGACTTCGGCTGCGGGAGCGGCGTGATGCTTCCATTTCTCGCGCAGCACAGCCAGCGCGTAACGGCAATTGACATTGACCTGCACCCTCTCGAAAAAGTAATGCAACATATTCCGCTCGCAGAAAATGTACAAGCGCTCGACGCGAACCGCACTCCCCTCGCGAATCTCCCGCCAAAATCATTCGACCTTATCAACGCCCTCGACGTGCTCGAACACGTGGACGACCTGCCGCAGACTCTTTCGCAACTGATGAATCTGCTCAAACCGAACGGGCAACTCCTTGTCTCAGGTCCGACCGAAAACATTTTGTATCAGATCGGGCGCAAGCTTGCAGGACCCGAATATTCGGGCGCGTATCACGAACGCGGCATCGCCGAAATCAAAAATGAACTCCGCAAAATTTCACGCGTCGAACACATCGCTACGTTGTACCAGCCGATTCCGTTGTTTGAGATTTTCGCCGCGCACAAGTAA
- a CDS encoding gamma-glutamylcyclotransferase family protein has product MMILYFAYGSNMLSSRIKKRVASVKAIGRAALYDWCVAFTKKSKDGSGKANLCQKAGFITWGCLYEIDVKEIGKLDKLEKGYARIAVEVEKYDGEIIEAETYVSDILIETPVALDVYKKMLVSGAIEHNLPKEYIQYLQQLPSRPEKAGK; this is encoded by the coding sequence ATGATGATTTTATATTTTGCTTACGGCTCAAATATGCTATCAAGCCGTATCAAGAAGCGAGTTGCTTCTGTTAAGGCAATCGGGCGTGCTGCTCTTTATGATTGGTGCGTAGCCTTTACTAAAAAAAGCAAGGATGGTTCTGGAAAAGCAAATTTGTGTCAAAAAGCTGGTTTTATTACTTGGGGGTGTCTATATGAGATTGACGTAAAGGAAATAGGCAAACTTGATAAATTGGAGAAGGGCTACGCCAGAATAGCGGTTGAAGTTGAAAAGTATGATGGTGAAATTATAGAAGCAGAAACCTATGTATCAGACATCTTGATAGAAACGCCTGTTGCTCTCGATGTTTACAAAAAAATGTTAGTTTCAGGAGCCATTGAACATAATCTCCCAAAAGAATATATTCAATATCTTCAACAACTTCCATCAAGACCAGAGAAAGCAGGTAAATGA